The following proteins are encoded in a genomic region of Brachyspira pilosicoli:
- a CDS encoding ATP-binding protein, producing the protein MKIISGRFISKSELRNKILKDVLLVFLFLSVAGFVYFQMRSPVPVKFLFKSLFQDVKNSVVEEYSKIYYPTYYFSMQMTPIFDIINQAPDVYKVLITNFFPKHTFIEKAAMQFGDSYMSITKSGNGYKVQGTIATNNMQKYSAIPMEQLSIDSFYVKDGKPYIHLIYIASENVAFEYISQFNVKFDNLDIKNMNNIYAYLVTGNSRIIFPVSLSNTNENPMDFVEIANMLNYEFQKNESEDIAKVIYNNKHYWGYKGNFSVSENKVEIGIIIPEKSLINKIQIPIILFFVIFVVLTIGLIVMFSAHYVKIIEDLRNNHMNIKNIIKEGESTNIEFKSTLRYDSNTEKINKSLEEVIMKSIAAFANTEGGRLFIGITNDGEIIGLDHDYSTLKQPNKDFFELHLRTLVETYYGNAFSAENIRIDFVEEEGKDICIVYISKSREPVYSKITNKQGLKEEKFFIRVGNSSREIANTSEIIAYINKHFKKL; encoded by the coding sequence ATGAAAATAATATCTGGAAGATTTATCTCGAAATCTGAATTACGTAATAAGATACTTAAAGATGTGCTATTAGTATTTCTGTTTTTATCTGTAGCAGGCTTTGTATATTTTCAAATGCGTAGTCCTGTGCCTGTAAAGTTTCTTTTTAAATCACTTTTTCAAGATGTAAAAAACAGCGTAGTAGAGGAATATTCTAAAATATATTATCCAACCTACTATTTTTCTATGCAGATGACGCCTATATTTGATATAATCAATCAGGCTCCTGACGTTTATAAGGTTTTAATAACTAATTTCTTTCCAAAGCATACTTTTATAGAAAAAGCAGCTATGCAATTTGGAGACAGTTATATGTCCATTACCAAATCAGGTAATGGTTATAAGGTTCAAGGTACTATTGCCACGAATAATATGCAAAAATACTCCGCAATACCAATGGAGCAGCTTAGTATAGACTCATTTTATGTTAAAGATGGTAAGCCTTATATACATTTAATTTATATTGCAAGTGAGAATGTTGCTTTCGAATATATTTCTCAGTTTAATGTAAAGTTTGATAATTTAGATATAAAAAATATGAATAATATATATGCTTATTTGGTTACTGGAAACAGCAGAATAATTTTCCCAGTATCTTTATCTAATACCAATGAAAACCCTATGGATTTTGTTGAAATAGCAAATATGCTTAATTATGAGTTTCAAAAGAATGAAAGCGAAGATATAGCTAAAGTAATTTATAATAATAAGCATTATTGGGGATATAAGGGTAATTTTAGTGTATCAGAAAATAAAGTTGAAATAGGCATTATAATACCAGAGAAGTCTTTGATAAACAAAATACAAATACCTATAATACTTTTCTTTGTTATATTTGTAGTTCTTACAATAGGTCTGATAGTAATGTTCTCTGCTCATTATGTAAAGATAATAGAAGATTTGAGAAACAATCATATGAATATTAAAAATATTATTAAAGAAGGTGAAAGTACAAATATAGAGTTTAAGTCTACTTTAAGATACGACAGCAATACAGAAAAAATAAATAAGTCTTTAGAAGAAGTGATAATGAAGTCTATTGCGGCATTTGCTAATACTGAAGGCGGAAGGCTATTTATAGGAATTACTAATGACGGAGAAATTATAGGGCTTGACCATGATTATTCTACTTTAAAACAGCCTAATAAAGATTTCTTTGAGCTTCATCTTAGAACTTTGGTTGAAACATACTATGGCAATGCTTTTTCTGCTGAAAATATTAGGATAGATTTTGTTGAAGAAGAAGGAAAAGATATATGTATTGTTTATATAAGTAAGAGCAGAGAGCCTGTATACAGTAAAATTACTAATAAACAGGGCCTTAAAGAGGAAAAATTCTTTATTAGAGTTGGAAATTCATCTCGGGAAATAGCAAACACAAGCGAGATAATAGCCTATATTAATAAGCATTTCAAAAAGTTATAA